In the genome of Treponema pedis, one region contains:
- a CDS encoding DUF2339 domain-containing protein — translation MSVLLRLIFSVCLLFLCLVYVLIKLAVNGRKIKILENEIKKLKVLYRQFSSDLGNSAYNEPAACNTREENEKLSANKRTAFENDKSKVSYEANSFYMGKENSEPEKRRIEKKSKAASFFKNLFSIESIISKLGIILLLIGIGYIFKLGYNNGYITENVALMAGCAGGALLVSLGLYVNGKKRIILSQVLLGGGIAVFYITAYAAYLHYGILGDVWAFVFLSIITASAYSLSMTTSYPAIAIIALSGSLIIPFAVGLNFLGLTGFGFYVFAVSVFSSIIYFFKRWRILQFSSVVSLFIALSILVIKFNFNIAEARMFLTLICVLWTINILPDFIFHLCGSEKHSDKIYSVFAAVINYVFTIFFVFNLSNYNPVPNGIAYFTAASVYTATAYISINKNRLSNLSYTYIALALTSVYCGILDCLSFSIQPAAVLAVSLFLYWLWRKNPENKLMLPVHIMFAAGYTAALINLLWNFYSVSFSRLFFQSLLYFVPMFLSVPFQKEKSKKLFQTFVLQVYIFIISLLHIYNSVKPNNFFIFGYDISKYMILIFAAVTVLLFGLYNLLHYKTKNIFYEQSLYACPISVIFFLLLDINRLNFYFQYNNLTLSVILQFMIALGVILISLFKDKTSLNKFMYLFSFYFIVLKFFLFDVFKITGDVRYGILLSVLFILIIDKFYKFKTNEVLKTLKISKIAALFLISVYYVFFYFIGIKEEEGINLFSVLLNICNSLIFLKIILEFKINKIFYFTSGTVIFVFFSVIDIYLPLRNGGVLTLLWAFYSISVFVFYLVRADKNMVYTALVLIVIVAAKLIFIDFYTISIFFKVISSLIFGSALLGVSYLIPPLIKKITKQENEKED, via the coding sequence ACCGCCTTTGAAAACGATAAATCGAAGGTAAGTTATGAGGCTAATTCTTTTTATATGGGAAAAGAAAACTCAGAACCTGAAAAACGCCGTATTGAAAAAAAATCAAAAGCCGCTTCTTTTTTTAAAAATTTATTTTCAATAGAATCTATTATTTCCAAACTCGGAATTATCTTACTTTTAATCGGGATAGGTTATATTTTTAAACTCGGTTATAATAACGGCTATATTACGGAAAATGTAGCTTTAATGGCGGGTTGTGCAGGAGGAGCTCTTCTTGTTTCTTTGGGGTTATATGTAAACGGAAAAAAAAGAATAATTTTAAGTCAAGTCCTTTTAGGCGGAGGCATTGCGGTTTTTTATATTACGGCTTATGCCGCCTATTTACATTACGGAATATTGGGAGATGTTTGGGCCTTTGTATTTTTAAGCATTATTACGGCTTCGGCTTATTCGCTTTCAATGACTACCTCGTATCCCGCGATTGCAATTATAGCCCTTTCAGGAAGTTTAATTATACCCTTTGCAGTGGGATTAAACTTTTTAGGTTTAACCGGTTTCGGGTTTTATGTTTTTGCCGTTTCGGTTTTTTCTTCAATAATATATTTTTTTAAACGCTGGAGAATTTTACAGTTTTCATCGGTTGTTTCACTGTTTATAGCCTTATCAATACTTGTTATAAAATTTAATTTTAATATTGCGGAAGCAAGAATGTTTTTAACTCTTATTTGCGTTTTGTGGACAATAAATATTTTACCTGATTTTATTTTTCACTTATGCGGAAGCGAAAAACATTCGGATAAAATATATTCGGTTTTTGCAGCTGTTATAAATTATGTATTTACAATATTTTTCGTATTTAACCTTTCAAACTATAATCCCGTTCCGAACGGTATTGCATATTTTACGGCCGCCTCGGTTTATACGGCAACGGCATATATTTCAATAAATAAAAACCGCCTATCTAATTTAAGCTATACATATATTGCCCTTGCCTTAACTTCGGTTTATTGCGGCATATTGGATTGTTTGAGTTTCAGTATTCAGCCTGCCGCCGTTTTAGCGGTAAGTCTTTTTTTATATTGGCTTTGGAGAAAAAATCCGGAAAACAAATTGATGCTTCCGGTTCATATTATGTTTGCGGCAGGTTATACGGCGGCATTGATAAATTTACTGTGGAATTTTTATTCCGTTTCTTTTTCAAGATTGTTTTTTCAGTCGCTTTTATACTTTGTTCCTATGTTTTTAAGCGTGCCGTTTCAAAAAGAAAAATCTAAAAAACTTTTTCAAACTTTTGTTTTGCAAGTTTATATTTTTATTATAAGTTTACTTCACATTTATAATTCAGTAAAACCGAATAACTTTTTTATTTTCGGTTATGATATTTCAAAATATATGATATTGATATTTGCCGCTGTTACGGTTTTATTATTCGGCTTATATAATTTGCTTCATTATAAAACAAAAAATATATTTTATGAACAAAGTTTATATGCCTGTCCCATATCGGTAATATTTTTTTTATTGCTTGATATAAACAGATTAAACTTTTATTTTCAATATAATAATTTAACTCTTTCCGTTATACTTCAATTTATGATTGCTTTAGGAGTTATTTTGATTTCTTTATTTAAAGATAAAACATCTTTAAATAAATTTATGTATTTATTTTCATTTTATTTTATTGTATTAAAGTTTTTTTTATTCGATGTATTTAAGATAACTGGAGATGTGCGATACGGTATTTTACTTTCCGTACTGTTTATTTTGATAATCGATAAATTTTATAAGTTTAAAACAAATGAGGTATTGAAAACATTAAAGATAAGTAAAATTGCAGCTTTATTTTTGATTTCCGTATACTATGTATTTTTTTATTTTATCGGCATAAAAGAAGAGGAAGGAATAAATCTTTTTTCCGTATTACTTAATATTTGTAATTCCCTAATTTTTTTAAAGATAATTTTGGAATTTAAGATAAATAAAATCTTTTATTTTACTTCCGGAACTGTTATTTTTGTTTTTTTTAGTGTTATCGATATTTATCTTCCGTTACGAAACGGCGGCGTTCTTACCTTGCTTTGGGCTTTTTATTCCATATCGGTTTTTGTGTTTTATTTAGTAAGAGCCGATAAAAATATGGTGTACACCGCTCTTGTGCTTATAGTCATTGTAGCTGCAAAACTTATTTTTATCGATTTTTACACGATAAGCATATTTTTTAAAGTAATATCGTCTTTGATTTTCGGCTCCGCTCTTTTAGGGGTGAGCTATTTAATTCCGCCTTTAATTAAAAAGATTACAAAGCAGGAAAATGAAAAAGAAGATTAA
- a CDS encoding TatD family hydrolase, which produces MYTDAHIHILDTVEQLINGGIKDAEKSVFCKDSVFCASADTASRFKLQKKICSENNSDFILSFGIHPQNPVTEEIPFLEELILQKGISAIGECGFDFFEEKYKANVQSQIKVWKVQLKLAQKTGLPMVIHCRKAMHLLFEECSGLKKVSSVIFHGWAGSKIEAASFLKKGVNAYFCIGKGLLRGQKAQMEACLNIEQKRLLTETDSPYMTLKGEPYSLPSDIKEVVKKAATIRLKTASPPEAEIKEFKMNIYENFKRAYNFRL; this is translated from the coding sequence ATGTACACGGACGCTCACATTCATATATTGGATACGGTTGAACAGCTCATAAACGGCGGTATTAAGGATGCGGAAAAATCGGTTTTTTGTAAAGATTCCGTATTTTGCGCTTCCGCCGATACGGCAAGCCGGTTTAAACTTCAAAAAAAAATTTGCAGTGAAAATAATTCCGATTTTATTCTTTCCTTCGGAATTCACCCGCAAAACCCGGTTACGGAAGAAATCCCTTTTTTGGAAGAGCTCATTTTACAAAAAGGTATTTCGGCCATAGGAGAATGCGGTTTTGATTTTTTTGAAGAAAAATATAAGGCGAATGTACAATCTCAAATAAAAGTTTGGAAGGTACAGTTAAAACTTGCACAAAAAACGGGCTTACCTATGGTTATTCACTGCCGTAAAGCCATGCACCTTCTTTTCGAGGAATGCTCCGGTTTAAAAAAGGTATCATCGGTGATTTTTCACGGGTGGGCAGGCTCAAAAATAGAAGCCGCTTCTTTTTTAAAAAAAGGTGTCAATGCTTACTTTTGCATAGGAAAGGGATTATTACGCGGACAAAAAGCCCAAATGGAAGCCTGCCTCAATATCGAACAAAAAAGACTTCTTACGGAAACCGATTCCCCGTATATGACATTAAAGGGAGAACCTTATTCTCTTCCCTCCGATATAAAAGAAGTAGTTAAAAAAGCCGCAACAATACGTTTAAAAACCGCTTCCCCTCCCGAAGCGGAAATTAAAGAATTTAAAATGAATATTTATGAAAATTTTAAAAGAGCCTATAATTTTCGGCTTTAA
- the trmB gene encoding tRNA (guanosine(46)-N7)-methyltransferase TrmB — protein MTESQKRNYAAFYDKWCLPYDEKLLEFNSIFKNDNPVIIEIGFGMGSATSQIAEENPDKNYLGIEVFKAGVGKLLGEIENKKLLNLRIIEHDAIEVLEKMIPDKSLAGFHIFFPDPWQKKRNHKRRLIRRPRTDLLASKLKKNGYIYMVTDWEDYAHDAFSRLSDTPNLKSEYEYFAEPQKIRPTTKFEQKGLKKGHIIRELLFKKE, from the coding sequence ATGACAGAATCGCAAAAACGAAATTATGCGGCATTTTACGATAAATGGTGTTTGCCTTACGATGAAAAACTTTTAGAATTTAATTCCATATTTAAAAATGACAATCCGGTAATTATAGAAATAGGCTTCGGAATGGGAAGCGCAACTTCACAAATTGCGGAAGAAAACCCGGATAAAAATTATCTCGGAATAGAAGTCTTTAAAGCCGGAGTCGGAAAATTATTGGGCGAAATAGAAAACAAAAAACTTTTAAATTTACGCATTATAGAACACGATGCAATTGAAGTTTTGGAAAAAATGATACCCGATAAAAGTTTAGCCGGGTTTCATATCTTTTTTCCCGACCCTTGGCAAAAAAAACGCAATCACAAACGGCGCCTAATAAGAAGACCCAGAACGGATTTACTTGCTTCAAAATTAAAGAAAAACGGCTATATTTATATGGTAACCGATTGGGAAGACTATGCACATGACGCATTCAGCCGGCTTTCGGATACACCGAATTTAAAATCGGAATATGAATACTTTGCGGAACCGCAAAAAATACGGCCTACAACAAAATTTGAACAAAAAGGTTTAAAAAAGGGGCATATCATAAGAGAGCTCTTATTTAAAAAGGAATAA